A region of the Ctenopharyngodon idella isolate HZGC_01 chromosome 2, HZGC01, whole genome shotgun sequence genome:
aaaaatatatgatgtgctgtatataatataaatttatataaaataaacaaatacaagtGAGAGTCAAACCATAAAGAGCAGATCTCTGCAGAAAACTTTAGCTTGAAGATTTGTATTGCATGTGTGACTTCATCTCTTTGACACAGTGTGTCCTTCAAAATTTATTCTAATGTCATGCAAACgttcattaaacattaaaaagtgagCACACAAAAGACTCAGATAGCTCAGTTTTTCATGAATTATTCTCTATTTCAAGTGAGCCTTTTTTGAGGAAGGAAATAGTAATTCTTTTGTGGCAGCTGAGGTGTGTTGCCATTGGGTTTGCAGTGTGGGCACCCACCGAAATATAAATCGGCACCAATGACCACAACTGAGGGACACACCCTGTACTGTCTGTAAAGTACAGCCCCCccctatataaataaacacccAAGAGACGTGTTAGATGCAGAGGCTCTTCCACTGGGGACCTTCAATCTGAGGTAggatgaatttaaatttacGGAATCGActgaattaattttatattttatacaaaatattacatttatatcaaACAAAAGTTATTAGACTTTACATTGCCAATGATAGAATCAGGATCATGTGtacttaacatttaaaatgaacaaagttAAATGTTATGCATGTAGTTTTTttgatgataaaatattttctccttTCCCATCTTAATGTGGAAATAACTGCAAGCAGATTTCCCCAAAAAGTGTGCACAAAAAGTGcgcattgctgtttttttttttagtctccCAACTGGCGCTCCACAGAAATGCCACACCTTTAAGAAAAATGTAACACTGTAATGAAGTTCTATATTGTTAATATTGTTTAGTATATAAGAATTAAAATAGCAGAAAATATTcaggtgtttttttaaatgttaataatattaaaatcttaaattcaacataaaaatacattttgccaTTAAATCAGCTTATGGCCCAATTGTATTTACAGCttatatttacaatgttttgtttttgattaaGATTTTGCCATGGGTGCCATGAGACTCTGCTTCCTGCTCTTCTGCCTCTTCTTGGCGAGCGTCTCTTCTGTGAAAAAACTTAACAATATTGATGACCTGAAAGACATTACATATGCCAAGTCTGCTCCACGTCATGGACTCCAGTTATTGTTCTGGTTTGCTCAAAAAGTTCTGAATGTTGATCAGAACAACATTCTCATCCTTGATTCAAATTTTGATCCACATAGAGGCGACTTTGGATTCCATCAGTATTTAAATAAAGAGGGCATTCTCCCCTCATTGAGCTTTTTGCAGAGATACTATTCGGTTGGCAATTTAAAATCTCCTGGATCCAAAGCATTGCCGGCCTATGTGCAGAGGTATTACAGAAACACCAATGTCCCACAAAGAAATATGGACAGGCTCATTGTCTCGATGGAACAAAATAAGCCAAAAAGGATACTCTCAGTGTTCATTACATCACATAACCTTCACAAGAATGACTTTAATCCTTCTGACACTTATGAGATTGATCCTGCACTGATCTTGCAGATCGGAGACCCTTATAACTGCACTCTGGATCAGAACAATAATTATGGTATTTACACAATGACACGTAATTCACAAGACACAGAATATGACAGATACCGTCAGTTTTTGACAAAGACAGGATATAGCAGCACTGACTGTACACACAGTCATTTCAGCCGAAAGAAACGCTCACCTTATTTACAATGTAATACATATGAGGGAATTAAACTAGAGTTAAAGGCAACTACAGAAGGAAACGCAAAACTCATATGGGAGATACCTGCTGAAATTATGGATAACTCTAAATATGTACACACTGAAATTTGCCAAAATACTTATTCCAGTGATACTAATGACGTTTATACAGAGGTCAGGAAACAGTTGACTATTTATGAATCATCTGGGGCTTTAGATACTTCTGTCTCCCTGAAAGCTGGTCTCCAACCCCGACTGCGATTGTACCCATCGCTTTTTGATTTTCAGTTCACTAATCCCTACATTTGGTATGGACCAGAGTTTGATGGAGCTAATGGAATGATCCCCACTACAATCAAGGGGTTTGATGCTAGTCTGCAGCTCTACGCTGAAGATGGCAAAGCCTGTGCTCGACTCTACATCAAAAAAACCTTCAGTAACTGGAAGGATGTTTTTTACCACTCATGGGTTGGGTTTTACAAAAGTTCACAAGATAAAAATGATGGCTATTCCACATATCAGTATGCTAATAAGTTTGCAAAGACCGAAAACCAtttcacacacaattatgatGTTTACCAGTACAATTTCAATTTGGCTATTGCTCCTGGAGTTCAAATCCGTTTTCTGCTGGAgaaaaaatataacaatgtTTTAGCACAAACTACACCCTGGGAGAGCGATGAAGTAGTGACAATATTACCATCAGTTTGTGGCACTCTGAATCCTAGTCTTCAGCCTGAACGCTCATTAAATGGTCCAGAATTCTTTTATGGACCGGAGCTTGATGATGCTGGTCTGCAGCTCTTCGCCTGAAGACGGTAAAGCTTCTGCACGGCTTTATATCAAGAAGACCTTCACAGACTGGAAAGATACTTTCTCCTACTCATGGGTGGGGTTTTACAGTAgttcacaaaataaaaatgatgaataTTACACATATAGCTATGCTGTGAAGTTTGAAATGATGCAGGATGATAATgagaattattatatttatcagTACAAATCCAAACTGGACATTGCGCCTGGAGTACAGATCCGTTTCATGATAGACAAAAGTTCGGATAAAGCATCAGTGCAGACTGAGCCCTGGAAGAGTGGTGAATGAATCAGGTTACGACAAACCATATTGTCTGTTACGATGTATTTTTCTATGCCAGTGCCAAAGATGAATTTCTGATCAGGAAATCtgaacaaacaaagaaacaaaaagctttaaaatatagGATAATTTCAAACTAACAATAAAATTCATCTTAACTTTGACTTTAGTGAGACTGTATGTATATTAAATTTGTAATTGTTGTATCTGCTGTAATCTGATGTCCTGATAAGAATGATAATTAACACATTGTTCTAACATAACATGCACTGTTAATCACAAATATCTCACATCTTAATTTGTTATTAAcacatcttgaaaaaaatgtttcatgcaGTTGTTTTTTTAGCTTCTATTAAAATGCATCTTATGAAAGTGAGTCTGTGTCGTTTTTGATTCCACTGGACAGaacaagcaaaacaaaagtGAAAAACCATATGCTATTTTATCAGCAGTGgtttgaaaaaataaagttcaattttatgtttatttattattaattctgTCTTTCAACATTTTGGGAAATGTTGTCACATGTGTTTTAATGGTGATAAATGTATACAGTTtattaattacaaaatttgttggccaaaataatgacttgatatatatatatatagtattcaTTACTGTCATTACCCTGCCTTGCTGGTCATAAATATTGTAAGAAAAATTGGCATTGCACAAGCAGTATGATCTTGACAGATGTTTattaatttactgtatttttaataaaaaccaCAACCAGCTGCTTGCCAGTCAATTTGGACACTAACCCTTCACACTGCAGGTTATGTTTAGTTTAACCCATTAAGAACGAAATAAATATCTGTAAGATGTTCAGTGTTTATAACTAAAAGCATAACTGGACAAAAATTATGATCATGTGTTAGCACATGGATGGTAACCAGGATTTTGATATCAGTTCACATCTAGACAAAGGTtattataataggcctacattaGTGCAAACAGAGCcctatacactctaaaaaaatgttgagttaaaaacaaccttTTCTGGGTTATTTAGCAACTCAGCGCTGGGTAAATATTGGACATAACACATGATGGGTTATTTTGACCCAGCTTGTTGGGTTTTATACAttaacccatttgctgggttgtTTTTTGACAGTGCTGGGTCAGTCAACCTGATCTTGaaggtttttcattttaataataaaaatgcactgtaaaatatctgttatacaggtgctggtcatataattagaatatcatcaaaaagttcatttttttattataaattatttttaaaaatgaaactttcatatattctggattccctacatgtaaagtaaaacatttcaaaagttttttttttttttaattttgatgattagagcgtacagctcatgaaagtccaaaatccagtatttcaaaatattagaatatttcctaagatcaatcaaaaaatggatttgcaaaacagaaaagttcaagttctttaaagtatgttcttttgtgcactcaatacttgatcggcaggacatattacagcaaatgacttgctcctagcacaaattacagcatcagtgaagtgtggcatggaagtgatcagcctgtggcactgctgaggcactattgagccttcagatcatctgtatattgttggatcgactgtttctcatctttctcttgaaaatatcccatagattcaggtcaggcatattggctggccaataaagcacagtaatatcatgctcagcaaaccacttggaagtggtttttgcactgtgggcaggtgctaaagtcctgctggaaaaggaaatcagcatctccataaagcttgtcagcagacggaagcataaagtgctccaaaatctcctggaagatggctgcattgactttgcacttgataaaacacaatggaccaacaccagtaGACGTCACgacccccccaaatcattattgacttcagaaacttcacactagacttcaagcagcttagattctgtgcctctccagtcttccttcagactctgggaccatgatttcaacatgaaatgcaaaatttacttttatctgaaaagaggactttcgaccactgttcactgtccagttctttttctccttagcccaggtaagatgcttctgacattgtctctggttcagaagtggcttggtagtccttttcctgaagatgtctgagtgtggtgactcttgatgcgctgactccggcttcattctactcattgtgaagctctcccaagtgtttgaattggctttacttgacagtattctcaagcttgcggtcatccctgttgcttgtgcacctttgcctacccaatttcttccttccagtcaactttgcatttaatatgctttgatatacactctgtaaacagccaccccattcagtaatgaccttctgtgacttactctctttgtggagggtgtcaatgattgtctcctggaccattaccaagtcagcagtcttccccattagtgtggtttcaaagaacaaaagatacccggaatttatactgtagggatggtcatttaatgaaactcaaatgtaaatattctaatattttgagatactggattttggactttcatgagctgtacgctctaatcaacaaataaaaaaaaaaaacttttgaaatgttttactttacatgtagggaatctagaatatatgaaagtttcattttttaaaataatttacaataaaaaaatgaactttttcacgatattctaattatatgaccagcacctgtatataggACAGGAATAGTTCATATACAGTATTAGCAAATGGAATCGgacagttgtggcctaatggttaaaGAGTCGGACTTGCAACCCAAAGGTTGCAGGTTTGAGTCTAagtaccagcaggaaatgtaggtggggggagtgaatgaacagcgctctcttccactctcattacccacaactgaggtgtccttgagcaaggcacctaacccccaatctcTCTCTGGGCaccacaacaaaacacagctgcccactgctccagtgcagtgtgtgtgttgtgttcacggtgtgtgttCAATACATGGGTGAAATATagagcacaaattccaagtacgggacaccatacttggctacacttCACTTCAACCTGTTGAAAGAAAACTGTTATCCGATTATgacaaattatttacatttttaacaatctGTGTCCCAATAAGCACTTAATTTgttattaataaagtaattaataacaaattCAAAAGAGTCCTTTATTCTTTTGACATGTGACAATCTACAAAAAGGAACAATAAATGAGTATAGTTGACGTCCTGACTTTGAGGGTTTGTTTTCTTCAGCTAGCAGTTAGTCAAGTCTAATCAGTCTTTTCAGTTTCAAATCAGACCaatctacatttttatgtaactgacttaaagaaaacaaagttATGACCAGTCTTAAAGAAAACGAACTAATTTACAAGTCTAGTCTAATCCTTTTACACAACTGGCCATATATAGTACTgtgtattttgttaaaaaaaaaaacacttggcaataaaagctcattcattcattcagagtcttgttccccttctcagggaaccatggttacagtcgtaacctgagacattttcTCTTTATAAAGGAAAGGTGTTAGTTTCTTTAGCAACAGAAACTTCTCTGTCTCTTGACATTTAAGACAGCATCTTCACAGCATCACAGCCTCTGCACAAGTTTGCCTGTTGTTAGGGTTATTTTGCAATAAGGACCTGCTGACTGGACATATCACAAATCATTCAGTATTTTTACATGCGCATCCTTATTTTAATGTAAGAGGAACTTGTAAGTTCCTTTTTCATAAAAACAAGGATGTGggatattttttaagaaaatgctGACAACGGCTCTCCAGTTCGGACCTGTCACCCTGCAGGTCGAGTTCAGCCTCACCCATTACAACTATGTAACATTAGGTGGAAGAACAGAGTAAGACCTGTATTCTGTTTTAAGGTCAACAAGTTGTCGTGTCCCATGTCCCtttttgacattaaaaacaatgaCTACTGTTGCAGAACCTTTAATCGCAGATTCACTGTTTCCCAATCCACGATGAACATAATGGGAAAAAAACAGAGGAACTAAAATTAAAGGTTATGGATGTTTTGCAAACATGATGAATTAGGAAGTTCAATGCCCTAAGTTCAGGGAATAAGAGTTCATAATCAGTCCCAACTTCTGTATAGCCTAAAAAGCCTGTTTCAGAGGACAATACAACCAACAGTGGAATATAGTCTGTAGCTCTAAAGTTGGTAAAGCTTGTGCTCAGCTTTACATTAAGACCAGACATTCAGTAACTTGAAACAAGATTTCTAGGGTGGGTTTGCAagccttattgcatatgcattatttttgccactgaccttattgcatacacactaaaaatgtttagttaaaaacaatccaagttgggttgaaaatggacaaacccagcggttg
Encoded here:
- the LOC127500067 gene encoding uncharacterized protein LOC127500067, with amino-acid sequence MGAMRLCFLLFCLFLASVSSVKKLNNIDDLKDITYAKSAPRHGLQLLFWFAQKVLNVDQNNILILDSNFDPHRGDFGFHQYLNKEGILPSLSFLQRYYSVGNLKSPGSKALPAYVQRYYRNTNVPQRNMDRLIVSMEQNKPKRILSVFITSHNLHKNDFNPSDTYEIDPALILQIGDPYNCTLDQNNNYGIYTMTRNSQDTEYDRYRQFLTKTGYSSTDCTHSHFSRKKRSPYLQCNTYEGIKLELKATTEGNAKLIWEIPAEIMDNSKYVHTEICQNTYSSDTNDVYTEVRKQLTIYESSGALDTSVSLKAGLQPRLRLYPSLFDFQFTNPYIWYGPEFDGANGMIPTTIKGFDASLQLYAEDGKACARLYIKKTFSNWKDVFYHSWVGFYKSSQDKNDGYSTYQYANKFAKTENHFTHNYDVYQYNFNLAIAPGVQIRFLLEKKYNNVLAQTTPWESDEVVTILPSVCGTLNPSLQPERSLNGPEFFYGPELDDAGLQLFA